AGAATTGAGTCTGACAACGGCACCCATTTCAAGAACGGTCTTATCAACACCTGGGCCAGAGAACATGGTATCGAATGGATATATCATATTTCCTATCATGCTCCAGCTGCCGGCAAAGTTGAATGGTGCAACGGACTCCTTAAGAATACCCTGAAGGCGCTTGGTGGGGGAACATTTAGAAACTGGGAAATGAACCTGGCAAAAGCAACCTGGATGGTCAACACCTAAGGGTCCATCAATCAAGCTGGTTCTGCCCAGTCAGAACCCTTGCACACGGTACatggagataaagtccctgtggtagatatgaaaggtattttaggaaaaactgtttggattaatcccacctcaggcaaagacaaacccatccgtgggattgtttttgctcaaggacctgGTTACacttggtgggtaatgcagaaagatggggAAACCTGTTGTGTACCACAGGGAAACCTAGTCTTAAGTGAGAACTGGGTGTAAGATTTCATTgtgatgcagatggaaatagaaTAAGGGGTGGATAATGTCCTGGCATGtaaaataagcatatattctatttgccatctgttgggcagttttcttatcttttccaagaacaatgtctccctcctgggagatatcttctgttaatgtgccattgaatggttcactgcatgactgagaaagttacatcatcccattgtgagatgctccacccagagggaagagccaagcatccctacctgcataaaatcaggATTGCTTGAGACATcaactcagcctcttcactggattcccagaggaagaccaggcccattTACTCttatcaccagaccttcagagaaaactacacccttctactggagcatcgcttcagcagcatttcatctgccactccaggagcaggaggagcagccaccatttaactggactatcaccaacaccctgactcctcagggtgtcaggtttctgactctatcagtagttttgtttgtactaattacattttttttaatttcgttttttttcctagtaaagaactgttattcccattcccatatctttgtcTGAGAGCCtttctattttgaaattgtggtaatttggagggaggaggtttaccttttccatttcatgggaGACCCTTaccttccttcacagactcctgtcttttcaaaccaagacacactGATATTTtgtgcaagaagaaaaaaatcttattagCCATTTCCTGTaaaacactgtattttcttgtcagttttttattttgttttccagattctgGTGGGCTCCAGCATGGGTGGATGGCTGATGCTTCATGCTGCAGTAGCACGTCCAGATAAAGTAGCTGCTCTGGTTGGAGTAGCTGTAGCAGCAGATCACGTTGTAACAACTTTTAAGAGGCTTCCTATTGAGGTAAATGTTGATGGTTGGCTTTTGTGCAGTCTAAAAATCTTATCaagaatttaagaaattatGTTATTTAAACTTTTCCTGCAAATTTTAGGGTAAGTTTCCTGTATTTGATTAATGTAAGCTTACAGTATGAGACTAGAGTGAGCACTAGCCAGAGTAAGCTTATATTACTGTGGTTTAGAGGATATGAGGTCAGatccctgctgtttgcagacCATTAGATTTCAGTGTTGAAGATCTTATATTTGCATTGGAATTGGATCCTTGTGCTTTGAAGGATGGAAAAGTAGCCACTGAAATAGTTGACGTGTCACTGGATGAGATGCATAATGACACAGGTTATGTGCATAGAAAGGAAATTCTTCAGATTAGTGTGCTTGTAAAGGCTGTAAGATTTAGGTAGTGGGAACTGCCCTTCTGAGATTCTTCCTTGATAGTAATGATGTCTAGTCTTCAGGAAAGTAAATGAGGTGTTACATGGCAATAAATAATGTGTGCCTTAGAATGATGAAAATATCTTCCcaatttgtttgggttttttctaaGGTACTTTGTAGTGTCAGTATTTCTATTTAGGACTCAGAATATGAAAATACTTAAGAATCTGGAAATAAAGTATTTAGAGACACCTACTGTGGCAAAGACTGAAAAGACTGAGTGCTGGACAGTCTTTTCCCTAGGATTTCCCGTTGTTTGAGGATCAGTGAATTGATTGAAGCCAAGGAGATTTACTGTTCATGATGGCTatacatctttttcttttctaatagATTCTGGCtaagaaactgaatttcattGGTGAATTTTAACTAGATTAATTTGCAGGAGAGGTTTGGAGAGCAGCTTTTGTGACATGGTAGGAGATTTGTCTTCTCAGATGCTGTAAGGAGAATGGGAATACACTTCTGATAATAAAAACCAACAAGGTGGAATTTTATGCTTGGGGGAGTTTTACGGCTTTTAGACAAGAAATAAGTTGAGGTACTCTTAAGTACTCCTAACGTGTTTTGTCTAGTCTTTGCTCTCTTTTATATAGGCgcagaaagaaatagaagaaaagggTGAATGGAAGTATCAAACAAAGCATAATAAGGAAGGATATTTCTCCTTGACCTATGACTTCatcagagaagcagaaaatcaCTGCGTGCTGAATAGTCCTATTCTTGTAACATGTCCCCTACGCCTTATCCACGGCATGAAGGATGGGGATGTCCCTTGGGAGATCTCAATGCAAGTTGCTGACCGTGTTTTGAGCAAGGACGTGGATGTTACCCTCCGCAAAATTGGCCAGCATCGGATGAGTGACAAGGAGGATACAAAGCTCCTTGTGAATACTGCTGATGATCTAATTGACAAGCTGTTAACAGTAGAATAACCTGAAGAGTAGAATTAGTGCATGAACTCTACACCtgacttttttccttgtgtAACAGAAGCCTTGTTGTTACCCAGATGGTGGCAGGCCTGTGACTGTCACAGTAGGAACTGAGCTTTATCTGGTGTTTCCTTACCTCTGTTTCATAAATACAGGTATTGTATTATTGCTGCATTTGCACACAGTCCAAAGTGTGAAGGAGTGCTGCTATTGAGTTCAGAACCTTTCCTTCACCATTTTAcctatttttttcacagatttcctACAATTTTGTACTGACATGTTGATTACTTTTTGTTGCTATTGGCCTGTACagtaaaactttattttcacatctttgACACCTTACTGTCCTTTCACTGTAATATCATTGTATCTTATGTCTGAAACCATCTGTGCAAGGCAAAATACAAGTTACGTGTTTACTGAAGTTAATTATTAGAATAGTGAGTACCATGAAACACAATAAACAGATTTCAGATAAATGGtcattttgttctgaaatgctGTTAAAAAGTGGAAGGCACACCCTGATGTTGTGCTTGGGGTACTACATAGGGAAGAATTTGACTTCTAAAAATGCAGGGCCTCAAAGCCCTGCCTCACAGGTGTTTATCTGTGCTTATTAGGAGGGTGTGTGTCatcttctccaggctgccaTCTGTCGTTCATTTGTGGGCCTACTGTTAAGGAAACAATAAATAATCGTGGTGGAAGCTGAAACTGGATCAATAAGGTGACTTTAATAGTAGCTTCTTCAAAGTGGGGAGTACGGTGCTATAGAGCACTTTTGCCTCTTTCCCATGACTTGAGAGCTGTGGATTGCTGAGAACAGTGTCTTCTTCAGCTGCGTGAGTCCAGCCCTGAGAAGTTGTAAATAAAACTTGATAGTTGAATAAGTCTTAACAGGTAAATCCATAGAATTTAGTAGTAAATTGATTTAATTGCAAATATGACTGTTACCTGGGTTTTGTACAGAAATACAGTACCGTTCGTACACTTGAGAGAGAGGCTGGAATTAGTTCAGGCTGGCCTTAATATATAACATCAGTCAAAAGCGTATAATTGTTTATGGGTTTGTTACTTGAAGTAGTAAATGACATCACTGTTGTTACCTTGAAAGACTAGAGCTGCTGGGAGTAAGGTATTTCTAGAAAGTTTGTCATTTTCAGTTTTAGCTATGTCAGTAGAATTGTGCTGAACAGGGCTTTGCTGAGGTAGtgggttttaattaaaaaaaaaaacaccactaaCAAATAactaaagttaaaaataaacacagctacaaaaccaaaatttcagATGTGTTCCTATGAAGTACAGTTCTATTTAGGCTTGCAAAAAACAAGCTGTGatgtaaaaaaatgaattttttatataagtaaaaaaaatggcTCTTGTTTAGAAGCAAATTTTCTACTTCAAGTGTACCAATTCCCTAACTTGgtcacagagtggtttggattggaagggaccttaaagatcatctggttccaaccaccataccatgggcagggatatgTTGCACTAGACCAGAttactcagagccccatccaacctggccttgaacacttccagagatagGGCATCCACAACTCCTAcgggcaacttgttccagtgcctcacagtaaagaatttttccttaattatctgatctaaacctactctcgTAAGTTTGAACTCATTcttccccttgttctgtcatAACATGCTCTTATAAATAGTCTCTATCCAGCTCAGGATGATCTGGATTGGGATAATTGCCTAAGGAAATTAGAACATTTCATGAAACCTTGTTCCCAAGTATTTCTGGCATAGACTGTTCTTCTGTTTGTATCACTATGCAATTCACTTCAGCTTTAAAACCTCTGAATTATGTTTCTAACTTTGAGAAAGTTAATGCAAATGGCATTCCTGGAGTTGAGGTTGTGTTCATGTTTATGTACTGTTAAGCAGTTGTCATCTTTATATGTGTTTGTATGACTTGAATGTGATAATACctaaaaaacagattttgtgggttttaaagATGCAGtcaaatcaaaattattttgaaactttGTGCCCTAAGCCATGATAGGTTTTTTAAATCCAGTTTTGTCTTGTCTCAGATTGGTTTGGCTCGTAATGGAAGAAGAGGCTGAAACAAGTGGACTGCAGTAATTccaaagtaattaattttaattaatgccAAGAGTTACCAGTTGTAATATATATACTTTTTCTTCACATGTGTTAAAGTTATTTCAGTGACTGAaaagttttgagttttttttttaaatagggaGTTATACCTGTAAACATTCAATTTAATacttcagaaagggaaaaggcttTGTGTGCATGCATAAACTGTAGCTGTGTATTCCTCTTGAAAGAGTTGCATTGTATTCCTGCTTCATGTTAGCCTTTATTAAATAATTGATATTTTACAGGTAAGATGTCTGTTGCAGTGCCTTAGAGCAAAATAGGTGAAGGTAAATGTGGAGCAGTTGTGTAAAGAGTTttcaggagggtttttttccctgtttgctgTTGGTGTTGTGTTGTTGCCCCCTCCATTATTCTGCTGTAGTAACATGAGGTGGGAGAATTCAGTGTAACAGGGTTGGCATAGTTGTTGGGAATACAAAACTGCAGCATCGGTTGCTGAAACCACAGCATTACTGAAAATTTAATCCTAGGGGAGTGAGTTTTTTTTGCCACTTGTTTTGTAGTCCTGTATTCCTTCTCTGCTGGCTAAATGGAATCAGTGGTAGCATTTACAGTACAGGTACACCCAAAGTTTGTTACATATGGCCTAAATGCAAAGGCAGAGATGATACTTTCTTCATAAAGATGATATTCTAGGTAGTGTTTTGAAATTCAGGGAATGCTAGtttccttctctctgtgctcactttatttttgtaaatctGGTTTGCTTAAATATGAAGAAGTATACATTGTGCAGACAGACCTTTTTCTCTGATTTTGGTGTAGTAATTCCATTGATATTTATCTTTGCAAGCATAAGCATTTTCTCTTGTGTTAATGCTAGAAATTACCAGAGTTTTGACTCTTGGCAACTTCACATATTCACATGCCTGAAAGAAGGGATAGTGATAACTAGAGAGATTTACATCCTACCTCTGAGCAGCTGTTGACCTACCAGGAAGTTTTTACAATCTCAAATGATGTGGTGTTCACATATTACAGTGTCATTCCGAATTGGTACATTTTGTCCTGTGTGATAATGCCTGGGgcattgcttttttctttgccaGTAGATGCCTACATAGTAAGTATTTTCAGTATTAGTCATGTTTAAAAACTagtatttcatttctctgtAGAGATACTGTATTAAAATAGGATATTACACACTTGGAAAACTCTGCATGatcagattttttaaatcctttgtATTGAATTatgttgtgttttggtttttttttttttttaacagactgCTGATGTGTTGACAAATGCAAAGCATTTTGtgaacataaaatatatatttcctcAACAATAAGCTTGATTCGCATGAAATAATCAGTTTCTAAAGCTTACTcaacatttttcctaataaacaAGTGCTCTTATTCTGCTTATATTGAGCTGTACTTCCCCGGTTTTagatacatgtatttttatctAGTTAAATATTCTACTTGGTTTGTCTTTCCTCTTGTTTGGCTTTGTATTACACACcatgtggtttgggtttttttgttttgggtttttttttaacttaattgGTGTTAAGTGTTTCATGTAGTTTCAGTTTAGCTAAGCTGTTTTCTCTTGCATCAACACTAAATGCAAAAAAGGCAGTGTTCACAAAAAAAGCCTGGCTGGATAGACCACCTcctgctgtttcatttttatgttaattttgGTTACATGCTCTCTTGGACATGCTGTTATTCAATGGGGCTAAAAGATTTATGGTACCATACTTTTCATATCAAATCAAAATGTGCTTAGAGAGGAACATTCAACGGGTGACTTGTCTGCAGCTGCTCAACTATCTTCAGTGCTCCAGTCATGATGCAATACAGAGTTGTAACATCTTCTGGACCAGTGCTGTGGTCAGAGTTTCTACATTAGGTTTGTGCTTGTAATTTCTTTGTCctctggcaggaaaaaaaaaacccaaacaagtaGGAGGGAAAATCATGTCCTGGGGAATAATGAGACTTGAACTTATTTTCTAAGCTACTCAGTTGTGCTGTTACAAAGAGACCTATCTTAccctttcacatttttttagttttcttaaaTGCTGAAAAGTTACGTTATACTAAAGGCTTCCAGGGAAATAGAAGAGAGTTCTGTGTTTGACCTGTCTTTGAGATGAGCAATCTCTCTGCTTTGTATCGATGACCAAATTCATTAAGATGTGTATGAATGTAAAATTTCACCAAGGCTTGATGAAAACAGCTGTGTAAGGAATGCAGACAGAAATACCAAACATCAGTGTGAACTTTCACCCTTCTAAGTTTATTCTCaagcccagcagggacaggaaagGCAGACAGAACTCAGCCATTATATTAAATAGCAGCCAGCTTGCTGAGCATGAGGTTTTAATGCCCCTGTCATTGGCACTTTGCTCCTGGCAGGTATTTTCTAAGGGAAGATTTTACTGTTGGGAAAGCGAGGCAGAGATGAAGATCACAAATGCACTGCTCATAGATTTACTGCTTGTTGGTCAGTTTTTATAGCTCACATTTGCTTTGTGACTGTAGCACCTCATCTCTCTTCAATATAGATTTGCCTAGAACAGAAGAATGTTACAGCCTTGGTCACGTAATATGTAAAAGGAGTTACTGCAGTCTGGTTGTAGGCTTGgtcttttatttctctctcaagTCCTGCATATGTATGTTACGTGTTCCAGTGCTTCTTTTCCATTAAAGAGAAATGGGCACCCTCCATATGATGCAGTAATTGCAGCTCACTGGTAGACACATTTTCAACCTGCTACAGTCTCGACTTGTGTCTGGCAAGGAGCTTCAGGCAGCTCTGCATTTATatttggaaggaaaagcaaaagacaaTTCCTAAAACTTCCAGTCATTTggttctgaaattaaaatacatatttgaaaTCTTTATAGGCTAGTACGTGAAAGGTTGTGTTCTTTTTGGGCCTTCTGATCTGCATCATGCTGTCCACTTGCCTCCCACTTGGCAACACGAGAAGGtcactgctgcctgctggggtgGAAGCAGGTGCTCGTGTCAGTGGCAAAGGTCGGCTGAACAGTAGCATGCTTAGGGATTGGAGTGATGCAAGTGGGCTGCCCAGACTGTAGCCTGGGAAAACCATTCCCTGAAGCCTGCCTAGGATCAGATCTTGACCATACAAGAATCCTCGGATTTGGGGTTTAATTGATTATGGCTTGCTGGCAGAAAGTGTGCCGGAATGTGCTAGTCCTTGGGACAGTACCTCTTGAAAACGTTCCTTAGAGCAAAGCTAAATCCCTAACCATAAGAAGCAGCATTTATGTAGTTAGAGGATTTGTGttgcttttccagctcttttgtTTCCACCCGGCTCCTTTTTCCCGGGACGCTTGCCAGCGGCTTCTGGGAGCGGCCAGAGGGAGCGACAACCACCTTTGGGGTTCGctttgatacagacagagctattCTGAGAGCGCTACCAATGACCGAGACAGAGATCAGAGAGGCCGCTTGCTTGCAGTCCAAGGAAGATTGTATTTGCTCGAATGCTGCAAGGACAAGTGATGGGGGAGGGGGTTTGGTTACTGTTTTTATAGGGAGTACATAGGTGATAAGGTTAAACCAATAGAAACAATGTCCAGTCTGAATACATTACAAGtgaaatccaatgggaatagcgtcagggggaaggatgaacttacagaaaaatacagaaacgaAACTCCAACTTCagattcacaaagctttttgcccCTTTTGTGTAGCTATGCACTACCATAGATTTGATCTTTTAGGGGGTTGTTACAACTTTTTGATGTTACAACTTTTTGTCTGTAAATTCTGCTGTCTGTTTTGACCTctatttcagtgaaataaagaTGTTACTTACTTTCTGTTCTACTGTGAATGT
This sequence is a window from Vidua chalybeata isolate OUT-0048 chromosome 2, bVidCha1 merged haplotype, whole genome shotgun sequence. Protein-coding genes within it:
- the ABHD10 gene encoding palmitoyl-protein thioesterase ABHD10, mitochondrial isoform X2, with the protein product MPNSIINIRSCGAYSGKISTGADSSSAWILVGSSMGGWLMLHAAVARPDKVAALVGVAVAADHVVTTFKRLPIEAQKEIEEKGEWKYQTKHNKEGYFSLTYDFIREAENHCVLNSPILVTCPLRLIHGMKDGDVPWEISMQVADRVLSKDVDVTLRKIGQHRMSDKEDTKLLVNTADDLIDKLLTVE
- the ABHD10 gene encoding palmitoyl-protein thioesterase ABHD10, mitochondrial isoform X1, giving the protein MAGALVRAGRTSALRGSLSPLRAARALLVFYFVFQILVGSSMGGWLMLHAAVARPDKVAALVGVAVAADHVVTTFKRLPIEAQKEIEEKGEWKYQTKHNKEGYFSLTYDFIREAENHCVLNSPILVTCPLRLIHGMKDGDVPWEISMQVADRVLSKDVDVTLRKIGQHRMSDKEDTKLLVNTADDLIDKLLTVE